The proteins below are encoded in one region of Micromonospora yangpuensis:
- a CDS encoding FkbM family methyltransferase: MTDTFAGRIAALKNDPATALLSRSLEVYYGDRARDARMDAFYSRFVAAGDLVFDIGSHVGDHIACFRRLGARVVALEPQPSCLRVLRTLYADDDQVTLVDAACGAAPGTARLHVNSANPTVSTVSAGFVRAAEGAGGWADEVWDTEIEVPVVTVDTLIDRYGVPTFAKIDVEGFEDQVLAGLSRTLPALSFEFTTIARPVAHRCLDRLTELGVDGFDVATGDDKSLVLQRWATAREMAAYLDALPHEANSGDVYCVSQGASGPA, encoded by the coding sequence TTGACCGACACCTTCGCCGGCAGGATCGCGGCACTGAAGAACGATCCCGCCACGGCGCTGCTGAGCCGGTCGCTGGAGGTCTACTACGGCGACCGCGCGCGGGACGCCCGGATGGACGCCTTCTACTCCCGGTTCGTCGCCGCCGGTGATCTCGTCTTCGACATCGGCTCACACGTGGGCGACCACATCGCCTGCTTCCGTCGCCTCGGTGCCCGGGTCGTGGCCCTGGAACCGCAGCCGTCCTGCCTGCGGGTGCTACGGACGCTCTACGCCGACGACGACCAGGTGACGCTTGTCGACGCCGCGTGCGGGGCGGCACCCGGCACCGCGCGGTTGCACGTCAACTCCGCCAACCCCACCGTGTCGACCGTCTCGGCCGGTTTCGTCCGGGCCGCCGAGGGCGCGGGCGGGTGGGCCGACGAGGTGTGGGACACCGAGATCGAGGTACCGGTCGTCACCGTCGACACCCTGATCGACCGGTACGGTGTGCCGACCTTCGCCAAGATCGACGTGGAGGGTTTCGAGGACCAGGTACTGGCCGGCCTGAGCCGTACGCTGCCCGCCCTCTCCTTCGAGTTCACCACGATCGCCCGCCCGGTCGCCCACCGGTGTCTGGACCGGTTGACGGAGCTGGGTGTGGACGGTTTCGACGTCGCGACGGGTGACGACAAGTCGTTGGTCCTCCAGCGCTGGGCGACGGCGCGGGAGATGGCCGCGTACCTGGACGCGTTGCCGCACGAGGCCAACTCCGGCGACGTGTACTGCGTGTCCCAGGGCGCGTCCGGCCCCGCCTGA
- a CDS encoding ABC transporter ATP-binding protein — MTGLDTDRTGTGPALLDGHLVVDRGTFRLDVRLRIAAGQVVALLGPNGAGKTTALRALAGLQPLAGGHVTLGGVDLDRPDRRRFVPPERRPIGVVFQDYLLFPHLSALDNVAFGPRRHGADRRTAREQAAGWLARVGLAEQAHRRPRQLSGGQAQRVALARALAVRPTLLLLDEPLAALDARTRLDTRAELHRHLHAHTGATLLVTHDPLDALVLADRLVIVEDGQVVQTGDAATVTARPRTDYVARLVGLNLYRGHAHGHTVQLGDAGRETFALSAVDRLDGDAFVVFRPAAVALHPHRPDGSPRNTWSATVVGIQRHGDNLRVQLDGPIAAVADLTPAAAAHLRLAPGQQVWAAVKATDTYAYPATAPPGT; from the coding sequence ATGACCGGCCTCGACACCGACCGCACCGGCACCGGGCCGGCCCTGCTGGACGGGCACCTCGTGGTGGACCGGGGCACCTTCCGCCTGGACGTACGACTGCGCATCGCCGCGGGGCAGGTGGTCGCGCTGCTCGGCCCCAACGGCGCCGGCAAGACCACCGCACTGCGGGCCCTGGCCGGTCTGCAACCGCTGGCCGGCGGACACGTCACCCTCGGCGGGGTCGACCTCGACCGGCCCGACCGGCGCCGGTTCGTCCCACCGGAGCGTCGCCCGATCGGCGTGGTGTTCCAGGACTACCTGCTCTTTCCGCACCTGAGCGCGCTGGACAACGTCGCCTTCGGTCCCCGCCGGCACGGTGCCGACCGGCGTACCGCCCGCGAGCAGGCGGCCGGTTGGCTCGCCCGGGTCGGGCTGGCCGAGCAGGCCCACCGTCGACCCCGCCAGCTCTCCGGTGGTCAGGCGCAGCGGGTCGCGTTGGCCCGCGCCCTGGCCGTACGACCGACGTTGCTGCTGCTCGACGAGCCGCTGGCCGCCCTCGACGCCCGCACCCGGCTCGACACCCGGGCCGAACTGCACAGGCATCTCCACGCGCACACCGGTGCCACCCTGCTGGTCACCCACGATCCGCTCGACGCGCTCGTGCTGGCCGACCGGCTGGTCATCGTCGAAGACGGCCAGGTGGTGCAGACCGGCGACGCCGCCACCGTCACCGCCCGGCCCCGCACCGACTACGTCGCCCGCCTGGTCGGACTCAACCTCTACCGGGGCCACGCCCACGGCCACACCGTCCAGCTCGGCGACGCCGGGCGGGAGACGTTCGCGCTCAGCGCGGTCGACCGGCTCGACGGCGACGCGTTCGTGGTGTTCCGACCCGCCGCGGTCGCGTTGCACCCGCACCGGCCCGACGGCAGCCCGCGTAACACCTGGTCGGCCACGGTCGTCGGGATCCAACGTCACGGCGACAACCTGCGGGTCCAGCTCGACGGACCGATCGCCGCCGTCGCCGACCTGACCCCGGCAGCCGCCGCGCACCTACGCCTGGCCCCGGGCCAGCAGGTGTGGGCGGCGGTCAAGGCGACCGACACGTACGCCTATCCGGCCACCGCGCCACCGGGCACCTGA
- a CDS encoding ABC transporter permease: MSMGNGTGTVPAGGARSRRRASRQRVPVALLLPACLGLLFLTLPLLGLLLRTPWTTLPRRLAEPEVLAALRLSLQSATLATVVCLVLGVPLAWLLARVEFRGRRLVRALVTVPLVLPPVVGGVALLLVFGRQGLVGGWLDSTFGITLPFTTAGVVVAEAFVAMPFLIIAVEGALRGADSRYEEAAATLGAGRWTTFTHVTLPLVAPGVAAGALLCWARALGEFGATITFAGNYPGTTQTMPLAVYLALETDLDAAIVLSLILLTVSVVILAGLRDRWITTR, encoded by the coding sequence ATGTCGATGGGGAACGGCACCGGGACGGTCCCCGCTGGGGGTGCCAGGTCGCGCCGTCGTGCCAGCCGCCAGCGGGTGCCGGTCGCGTTGCTGCTCCCCGCCTGCCTGGGGTTGCTGTTCCTGACGCTGCCGCTGCTGGGGTTGCTGCTGCGGACCCCGTGGACGACGCTGCCGCGCCGGCTGGCCGAGCCGGAGGTGCTGGCCGCGTTGCGGCTGTCGTTGCAGTCGGCCACCCTCGCCACGGTGGTCTGCCTGGTCCTCGGGGTCCCGCTTGCCTGGTTGCTGGCCCGGGTCGAGTTTCGCGGTCGGCGACTGGTCCGGGCCCTGGTCACCGTCCCGCTCGTGCTGCCGCCGGTGGTCGGCGGGGTGGCGTTGCTGCTCGTCTTCGGCCGGCAGGGGCTGGTCGGCGGCTGGCTGGACAGCACGTTCGGGATCACCCTGCCGTTCACCACCGCCGGTGTGGTCGTCGCCGAGGCGTTCGTGGCGATGCCGTTCCTGATCATCGCCGTGGAGGGTGCCCTGCGCGGTGCCGACAGCCGCTACGAGGAGGCCGCCGCCACCCTGGGCGCGGGCCGCTGGACCACCTTCACCCACGTGACCCTGCCGTTGGTGGCGCCGGGTGTCGCCGCCGGGGCGCTGCTCTGCTGGGCCCGTGCCCTGGGCGAGTTCGGCGCCACGATCACCTTCGCCGGCAACTATCCCGGCACCACCCAGACCATGCCCCTGGCGGTGTACCTCGCGCTGGAGACCGACCTGGACGCCGCGATCGTGCTGAGCCTGATCCTGTTGACCGTCTCCGTCGTCATCCTCGCCGGCCTGCGCGACCGCTGGATCACCACCCGATGA
- the modA gene encoding molybdate ABC transporter substrate-binding protein encodes MTVRRIALAALTALVAVVLTGCGDRSVTGSTPPVTGDGGGAAVTGTVTVLAAASLTETFTRLGRDFEAAHPGTRVVLNFAGSAALATQINQGAPADVFASAAPANMRTVTEAGNAAGAATVFVRNQLVIAVPKGNPAGVRGLADLARTGVKVALCAEQVPCGAAARTALDVARVALTPVTLERDVKGALAKVTLGEVDAALVYRTDARSAAAKVEAVEFPESAEAVNDYPIVVLRHAPNPAGARAFVEHVRSDEALRVLTDAGFQAP; translated from the coding sequence GTGACGGTCCGGCGGATCGCCCTGGCCGCGCTCACCGCCCTGGTCGCCGTGGTGCTCACCGGTTGTGGTGACCGGTCGGTCACCGGCAGCACGCCGCCGGTGACCGGTGACGGCGGCGGGGCGGCGGTCACCGGCACGGTGACGGTCCTCGCCGCCGCCTCGCTGACCGAGACGTTCACCAGGCTCGGCCGGGACTTCGAGGCCGCCCACCCCGGCACCCGGGTCGTGCTCAACTTCGCCGGCAGTGCCGCCCTGGCCACCCAGATCAACCAGGGTGCGCCGGCCGACGTGTTCGCCTCCGCGGCGCCGGCCAACATGCGTACGGTGACCGAGGCCGGCAACGCTGCGGGCGCCGCGACGGTCTTCGTGCGCAACCAGCTGGTGATCGCGGTGCCGAAGGGCAACCCGGCCGGCGTGCGGGGCCTGGCCGACCTGGCCCGGACGGGGGTGAAGGTGGCGCTCTGCGCCGAGCAGGTGCCCTGTGGCGCCGCCGCGAGGACAGCCCTGGACGTGGCACGGGTGGCGCTGACCCCGGTGACCCTGGAGCGGGACGTCAAGGGCGCGCTGGCGAAGGTGACGCTCGGTGAGGTGGACGCGGCGCTGGTGTACCGCACCGACGCCAGGTCGGCGGCGGCCAAGGTCGAGGCGGTGGAGTTCCCCGAGTCCGCCGAAGCCGTCAACGACTACCCGATCGTCGTGCTCCGGCACGCCCCGAACCCCGCCGGCGCGCGGGCGTTCGTCGAACACGTGCGGTCGGACGAGGCGCTGAGGGTGCTCACCGACGCCGGTTTCCAGGCCCCGTAG
- a CDS encoding cellulase family glycosylhydrolase: MKSTLRKIQLGLLSGVLALAGSAVVMTSSASADSMTQVNATQLVADMGAGWNLGNTLEANINGIPSETAWGNPVVTQAFIDRVRAAGFKTIRIPVSYLGHIGSAPNYTINSAWLNRIQQVVDYAHGRGLYVLINMHGDGFKTVTGSWLICDSSNQTTIRDKYQKVWQQIATRFQNYSERLIFEAMNEEFDGQYGNPTQPCYSNINAYNQIFVDTVRRSGGNNASRWLLIAGWNTNIDYTAGNYGFVLPTDQYRSPSIPANEQRLMISVHYYDPWDFAGEENGTITQWGPAATNPARKSTWGQQDHMDAQLKKMRDTFVSRGYPVFVGEYGSVDKTSADSTNNRYRADYARTLVSTAKKYGAATAYWDNGWNGAYGFGLFNRSSVTVTQQGIIDAIISAVGGTTPTTPPTTTPPTTTPPTTRPPTTPPPNGRSCSASYTATGQWQGGFQAEVRVTAGNSAISGWTVTWTLANGQQVTQAWNATVTTSGSTVTARNVGYNGSIGAGGSTTFGLLGSSSGATGVPSLSCTAS, encoded by the coding sequence GTGAAATCCACCCTCAGAAAGATCCAGCTCGGCTTACTTTCCGGCGTGCTGGCGCTGGCCGGATCCGCCGTCGTGATGACGAGCTCCGCGTCGGCCGACAGCATGACCCAGGTGAACGCCACCCAACTCGTCGCCGACATGGGGGCGGGCTGGAATCTGGGGAACACCCTGGAGGCCAACATCAACGGGATCCCCAGCGAAACGGCATGGGGTAACCCGGTCGTGACGCAGGCCTTCATCGACCGGGTGCGGGCGGCGGGGTTCAAGACGATCCGCATCCCGGTCTCCTACCTGGGACACATCGGGTCCGCCCCGAACTACACGATCAACTCCGCCTGGCTGAACCGGATCCAGCAAGTCGTCGACTACGCCCACGGTCGCGGCCTGTATGTGCTGATCAACATGCACGGTGACGGCTTCAAGACCGTCACCGGCTCGTGGTTGATCTGCGACTCGTCGAACCAGACGACGATCCGGGACAAGTACCAGAAGGTCTGGCAGCAGATCGCGACCAGGTTCCAGAACTACAGCGAGCGCCTCATCTTCGAGGCCATGAACGAGGAGTTCGACGGACAGTACGGCAACCCCACCCAGCCGTGCTACTCGAACATCAACGCCTACAACCAGATCTTCGTGGACACGGTCCGCCGGTCCGGCGGGAACAACGCCTCGCGCTGGCTGCTCATCGCCGGCTGGAACACCAACATCGACTACACCGCGGGCAACTACGGCTTCGTGCTGCCGACCGACCAGTACCGGTCGCCGTCCATTCCCGCCAACGAGCAGCGGCTCATGATCTCCGTGCACTACTACGACCCCTGGGACTTCGCCGGCGAGGAGAACGGCACCATCACGCAGTGGGGACCGGCCGCCACCAATCCGGCCCGGAAGTCGACCTGGGGACAGCAGGACCACATGGACGCACAACTGAAGAAGATGCGCGACACCTTCGTCTCGCGTGGATACCCGGTGTTCGTCGGTGAGTACGGTTCGGTCGACAAGACCTCGGCCGACTCGACGAACAACAGGTACCGCGCCGACTACGCACGCACCCTGGTGTCCACCGCCAAGAAGTACGGCGCGGCCACCGCCTACTGGGACAACGGCTGGAACGGGGCGTACGGGTTCGGGCTGTTCAACCGCAGCAGCGTCACGGTCACCCAGCAGGGCATCATCGACGCCATCATCAGCGCCGTCGGCGGTACCACCCCGACCACCCCGCCGACCACCACGCCACCGACCACCACCCCGCCGACCACCCGGCCGCCGACGACCCCGCCGCCGAACGGGCGGTCCTGTTCGGCGTCCTACACGGCTACCGGCCAGTGGCAGGGCGGCTTCCAGGCCGAGGTGCGGGTGACCGCCGGCAACTCGGCGATCAGCGGTTGGACGGTGACCTGGACGCTCGCGAACGGACAGCAGGTGACGCAGGCGTGGAACGCCACGGTGACCACCAGCGGATCGACGGTCACCGCCCGCAACGTCGGTTACAACGGTTCGATAGGTGCCGGCGGTAGCACGACCTTCGGCCTCCTGGGATCGTCGAGCGGCGCCACCGGCGTACCGTCGTTGTCCTGCACGGCGAGCTGA